In the genome of Bacteroidales bacterium, one region contains:
- a CDS encoding sugar porter family MFS transporter, producing the protein MDKKSNESVKPTYNRGYVILIAVIVAFGGLLFGFDTGVISGALLLIKNDPDLLMNNMAVLPERHQEWVVSITVLGAAIGAILSGRMTDKLGRKKVIIIAGFIFTVGSIGLAAANSVALLIIWRLIIGFGIGLASYTVPLYISEISPTQARGALVSINQLAITIGVFLSYIAGLSFANFEEGWRWMFLAGLIPSLILTVGMFFLSETPRWLMVNKGEDEARKVLDKIGESNKEEVLEKIKNTVKKEREQIQISSMKQLLAPWVRPALIIGAGIMFFQQFTGINTITYYAPTIFEMAGFGAESTQPVYDAILPALPLGFVNVLFTVVSIMLVDRWGRKPLLYLGLIGMTASLAVLGVVFTFYSSIGAVTVKWAAFTSMMIYIPSFAISLGPIAWLLISEVYPTKIRGFGMSIATMVNWVSNFIITNTFLTLGLVTTGKMADPAGTGTLVNPGGAFLIYGAIGILGLIFVYRYIPETKGHSLEYIENHFLEGKHPKNL; encoded by the coding sequence ATGGACAAAAAATCTAATGAATCCGTGAAACCCACCTATAACAGAGGTTATGTCATTTTAATAGCAGTTATTGTAGCATTTGGTGGTCTGCTTTTTGGTTTTGACACCGGCGTTATTTCCGGGGCATTGCTGTTGATTAAAAATGATCCGGATTTGCTTATGAATAACATGGCTGTACTTCCGGAACGTCATCAGGAATGGGTTGTTAGTATCACAGTACTCGGTGCTGCAATCGGGGCTATACTCAGCGGTCGGATGACCGATAAATTGGGTCGTAAAAAGGTTATCATAATTGCTGGGTTTATATTTACCGTAGGCTCAATTGGTCTTGCTGCTGCCAATTCCGTTGCATTACTTATTATTTGGCGATTAATTATCGGATTCGGTATTGGTCTTGCTTCTTATACAGTGCCGCTTTATATTTCTGAAATTTCTCCAACCCAGGCTCGTGGCGCTTTGGTTTCTATCAATCAATTGGCTATAACGATTGGAGTTTTTCTTTCTTATATTGCGGGTTTGAGTTTTGCAAATTTTGAAGAAGGCTGGCGGTGGATGTTTCTGGCAGGGTTAATTCCATCTTTAATTTTGACTGTAGGTATGTTTTTCCTGTCTGAAACACCAAGATGGTTAATGGTTAACAAAGGTGAAGATGAGGCTAGAAAAGTACTTGATAAAATCGGGGAGAGCAATAAAGAAGAGGTATTAGAGAAAATTAAAAATACCGTAAAAAAAGAAAGAGAACAAATTCAAATAAGTTCCATGAAGCAGTTGCTTGCACCATGGGTTCGGCCAGCCCTGATTATTGGAGCGGGTATCATGTTTTTCCAGCAATTCACCGGAATCAATACGATCACCTATTACGCCCCGACCATATTTGAAATGGCAGGTTTCGGTGCAGAAAGCACCCAGCCTGTTTATGATGCAATTCTTCCCGCCCTGCCGCTTGGATTTGTGAATGTATTATTCACAGTAGTTTCCATTATGCTCGTTGATCGTTGGGGAAGAAAACCACTGTTATATCTGGGTCTTATTGGTATGACTGCTTCTTTAGCAGTTCTGGGAGTTGTGTTTACCTTCTATAGCAGCATTGGCGCTGTTACTGTTAAGTGGGCGGCTTTTACCAGTATGATGATTTATATCCCTTCCTTTGCAATAAGCTTGGGTCCTATTGCCTGGCTGCTTATTTCGGAAGTGTATCCTACCAAAATCCGTGGATTTGGAATGAGTATAGCTACTATGGTAAATTGGGTTTCCAATTTTATCATAACCAATACTTTTCTTACTTTGGGATTGGTTACCACTGGCAAAATGGCTGATCCTGCAGGAACAGGAACCTTGGTTAATCCCGGGGGTGCGTTTTTAATCTATGGAGCAATAGGCATTCTGGGGCTTATTTTTGTATACAGGTATATTCCAGAGACCAAAGGACATTCTCTTGAATATATAGAAAACCATTTTCTGGAAGGTAAGCATCCCAAAAATTTATGA
- a CDS encoding sulfatase-like hydrolase/transferase: MKYLKNAALSSFFFLFILTSACTRSTTNKEKPNIVVIEIDDLGYGDVGAYNEEIGFTPNIDKLAEEGMLFMDYHSNGPMCSPTRAAFLTGMYQHRLGERFEGALSAKRKDKGLPLNTLT, translated from the coding sequence ATGAAATATCTAAAAAACGCAGCTTTAAGTTCCTTTTTCTTTCTTTTCATTTTAACTTCAGCATGTACAAGAAGTACCACCAATAAGGAAAAACCCAACATAGTGGTGATAGAAATTGACGATTTGGGATATGGAGATGTCGGTGCATATAACGAAGAAATAGGTTTTACCCCTAATATAGACAAATTAGCTGAAGAAGGAATGCTCTTTATGGATTATCATTCGAATGGTCCCATGTGTTCCCCTACTAGAGCGGCTTTTTTAACGGGTATGTATCAGCATCGTTTAGGAGAAAGATTTGAAGGTGCTTTGAGTGCAAAAAGAAAAGATAAAGGATTACCTTTAAACACATTAACCAT